From a single Micromonospora sp. WMMD1102 genomic region:
- a CDS encoding glycoside hydrolase family 27 protein has translation MMTAGHRDDGTEDSPPSGWNSYDAFNWRVTEADVRANADYLRDNLRQHGWQYVVVDWAWYYPGAHTGSPNQDANLNPRLRMDGNGRLLPDTTRFPSAAGNNGFKPLADYVHAQGLKFGVHLMRGIPRQAVADNVPILGTDCRADQVNDDTTADWLNLMWGLDMSNACAQAYLDSVFQLLASWGVDYVKVDDIAAPTYRLAEVAGYRLAIERSGRPMVLSLSPGATPLSAAPHVRANAQMWRIVNDLWDDWPSLDRLFDQLRDWAPHRAGGAWPDPDMIPIGRLAKFGPVGSPRYSNLTPDEQRTLMTLWAINRAPLMWGGNLVENRPAELALMTNPRVLAVDRSSTDNRQLVGGARQVWAADVPGSADRYVALFNRDAVAGNVTLDLATLGIGSASVTDLWSGTGLGTVSGSLTRSLPGHGAGLYRLTGNG, from the coding sequence ATGATGACAGCCGGGCACCGGGACGACGGCACCGAGGACAGCCCTCCGTCGGGCTGGAACAGCTACGACGCGTTCAACTGGCGCGTCACCGAGGCGGACGTCCGGGCCAACGCCGACTACCTGCGCGACAACCTCCGCCAGCACGGCTGGCAGTACGTCGTCGTCGACTGGGCCTGGTACTACCCGGGCGCGCACACCGGCAGCCCGAACCAGGACGCCAACCTCAACCCCCGGCTCCGGATGGACGGCAACGGCCGGCTGCTCCCGGACACCACCCGGTTCCCCTCCGCCGCCGGGAACAACGGCTTCAAGCCGCTGGCCGACTACGTCCACGCCCAGGGGCTGAAGTTCGGCGTACACCTGATGCGGGGCATCCCCCGCCAGGCCGTCGCCGACAACGTGCCGATCCTCGGCACCGACTGCCGGGCCGACCAGGTCAACGACGACACCACCGCCGACTGGCTCAACCTGATGTGGGGCCTGGACATGTCGAACGCCTGCGCGCAGGCGTACCTGGACTCGGTGTTCCAGCTGCTGGCCAGCTGGGGCGTCGACTACGTGAAGGTGGACGACATCGCCGCACCGACGTACCGGCTGGCGGAGGTGGCCGGCTACCGGCTGGCGATCGAGCGCAGCGGCCGGCCGATGGTGCTGAGCCTCTCCCCCGGCGCGACCCCGCTGTCGGCCGCCCCGCACGTCCGGGCCAACGCGCAGATGTGGCGGATCGTCAACGACCTCTGGGACGACTGGCCCAGCCTGGACCGGCTCTTCGACCAGCTGCGCGACTGGGCGCCGCACCGGGCCGGCGGAGCGTGGCCGGACCCGGACATGATCCCGATCGGCCGGCTGGCCAAATTCGGGCCGGTCGGCTCGCCCCGGTACTCCAACCTCACCCCGGACGAGCAGCGCACCCTGATGACGCTCTGGGCGATCAACCGGGCACCCCTGATGTGGGGCGGCAACCTGGTCGAGAACCGCCCCGCCGAGCTGGCCCTGATGACGAACCCCCGGGTGCTCGCCGTCGACCGGTCCAGCACCGACAACCGCCAGCTCGTCGGGGGCGCCCGGCAGGTCTGGGCCGCCGACGTCCCCGGCAGTGCCGACCGGTACGTGGCACTGTTCAACCGGGACGCCGTCGCCGGGAACGTCACACTCGACCTGGCCACCCTGGGCATCGGCTCGGCCAGCGTCACCGACCTCTGGTCCGGCACCGGCCTCGGCACCGTCAGCGGCAGCCTGACCCGGTCCCTGCCGGGGCACGGCGCCGGCCTGTACCGGCTCACCGGGAACGGTTAG
- a CDS encoding ISAs1 family transposase: MATIADPRSPRGARYPLVGLLTVAVCAVTAGASSFAAIADWLHDLDDLARARLGFIRAVPAATTIWRLLTRLDADLLATVLADWLRTRVPPPVTPRPRRYRIVIAIDGKTMRGARRADGSRVHLLSALDTSTGIVLAQVTVAAKSNEIPAFTPLLDAVEQVLGSLDGLIFVADALHTQTSHATEVAARGADLLIPVKGNQPTVFAQLKALPWAQVPVGDRRRETGHGRRETRTVKALTVATPGGLLFPHAEQAVRITRTRTLKGKTTRETAYYTISLPAEHAQPADLQSWARNEWLIENQVHHVRDVTFREDLHQARTGTGPAIMATLRNTAASYHRTNGDTNIARATRRADRRPHDLITAMTSSYPRTQ, from the coding sequence TTGGCCACCATCGCGGACCCCCGGTCCCCGCGTGGGGCGCGTTACCCGCTCGTCGGGCTACTGACCGTCGCGGTGTGCGCCGTGACCGCCGGCGCATCATCGTTCGCGGCCATCGCGGACTGGCTGCACGACCTCGATGACCTCGCCAGGGCCCGGCTCGGGTTCATCCGCGCCGTCCCGGCCGCGACCACGATCTGGCGGCTGCTGACCAGGTTGGACGCTGACCTGCTGGCCACCGTGCTCGCCGACTGGCTGCGTACCCGCGTCCCGCCTCCGGTCACGCCCCGACCTCGGCGGTACCGGATCGTCATCGCCATCGACGGCAAGACCATGCGCGGCGCCCGCCGCGCCGATGGCAGCCGGGTCCACCTGCTGTCCGCGCTGGACACCAGCACCGGCATCGTGCTCGCTCAGGTCACCGTGGCCGCGAAAAGCAACGAAATCCCCGCGTTCACCCCACTGCTGGACGCGGTCGAACAGGTTCTGGGTAGCCTGGACGGCCTCATCTTCGTGGCCGACGCCCTCCATACACAGACCAGCCACGCGACCGAGGTCGCCGCTCGCGGCGCCGACCTGCTCATCCCGGTCAAAGGTAACCAGCCGACCGTGTTTGCCCAGCTCAAGGCCTTGCCCTGGGCCCAGGTCCCGGTGGGTGACCGACGCCGCGAAACCGGTCACGGCCGGCGGGAGACCCGCACGGTCAAGGCGCTCACCGTAGCCACCCCCGGCGGTCTGCTGTTCCCTCACGCCGAGCAGGCCGTCCGGATCACCCGCACCCGCACCCTCAAGGGCAAGACCACCAGGGAAACCGCCTACTACACCATCTCCCTCCCCGCCGAGCACGCCCAACCCGCGGACCTGCAGTCCTGGGCCCGAAACGAGTGGCTGATCGAGAATCAGGTCCATCATGTCCGCGACGTCACGTTCCGTGAAGACCTCCACCAAGCCAGAACCGGCACCGGCCCCGCAATCATGGCGACGCTACGTAACACCGCGGCCAGTTACCACCGCACCAACGGCGATACCAACATCGCCCGCGCCACCAGACGCGCCGACCGTCGCCCGCACGACCTCATCACTGCAATGACCAGCAGCTACCCCAGAACGCAATGA
- a CDS encoding MFS transporter yields MLAGGQFVSMVGSQLSAFALGVWVYQQTGRLLDFAMITMLALVPAVFAAPVGGAITDRFDRRRVMLGADLAGALAMGVLALQLWLGELRIWQVMLAVTVGSLATAVQRPAYLAATAQLVPKPYLPQANALANLGTGVGTLLGPLAGGVLITALGLPGVVALDVACFLVAVGTLLVVRFPDRLFRRQEETFRRALAGGWRFIARRRPMIVMIVFYVPVNYLLAVAMVLVTPLVLDFGSPATLGLVTGIGGLGAAVGALVMVVWGGTRRLAVGMVGFTIPVGLGTVLLGVRPEPVVVAAGLFLYWASLSILNAHWISIIQVKVVQDLQGRVLAVNQMLAAAMMPLGFVTAPVIAEQVVDPLVSGGAGRAIAVLLVCTGTLLMLWSAAGLAYRPLRRLEDDLPDGVAGAEIDGDLDALQQEFDARTSPSSSPAPAASASEAEAEAEARALSPGRP; encoded by the coding sequence CTGCTCGCCGGTGGGCAGTTCGTCTCGATGGTGGGCAGCCAGCTCAGCGCGTTCGCGCTCGGGGTCTGGGTCTACCAGCAGACGGGCCGGCTGCTCGACTTCGCGATGATCACCATGCTGGCGCTGGTTCCGGCGGTCTTCGCCGCGCCGGTCGGCGGTGCGATCACCGACCGCTTCGACCGGCGGCGGGTGATGCTCGGCGCCGACCTCGCCGGTGCACTGGCGATGGGCGTACTGGCCCTGCAACTCTGGCTCGGCGAGCTGCGGATCTGGCAGGTGATGCTGGCCGTGACGGTCGGTTCGCTGGCCACGGCGGTGCAGCGGCCGGCGTACCTGGCCGCGACGGCGCAACTGGTGCCGAAGCCGTACCTGCCGCAGGCGAACGCGCTGGCCAACCTCGGCACCGGCGTCGGTACGCTGCTCGGCCCGCTCGCCGGTGGCGTACTGATCACCGCGCTCGGCCTGCCGGGCGTGGTCGCGCTGGACGTGGCCTGTTTCCTGGTCGCGGTCGGCACTCTGCTGGTGGTCCGCTTCCCGGACCGGCTGTTCCGGCGGCAGGAGGAGACCTTCCGCCGGGCGCTGGCCGGTGGCTGGCGGTTCATCGCCCGCCGCCGCCCGATGATCGTCATGATCGTCTTCTACGTGCCGGTGAACTATCTGCTGGCGGTGGCGATGGTCCTGGTCACCCCGCTGGTGCTGGACTTCGGCTCGCCGGCCACCCTGGGCCTGGTCACCGGGATCGGCGGGCTCGGCGCCGCGGTGGGTGCCCTGGTGATGGTGGTCTGGGGCGGCACCCGGCGACTCGCGGTCGGCATGGTCGGTTTCACCATCCCGGTCGGGCTCGGCACGGTGCTGCTCGGCGTACGCCCCGAGCCGGTGGTGGTCGCGGCCGGGCTGTTCCTCTACTGGGCGTCGCTGTCCATCCTGAACGCGCACTGGATCTCGATCATCCAGGTGAAGGTGGTGCAGGACCTCCAGGGCCGGGTGCTGGCGGTCAACCAGATGCTGGCCGCCGCGATGATGCCGCTCGGCTTCGTCACCGCGCCCGTGATCGCTGAGCAGGTCGTCGACCCGCTGGTGTCGGGCGGCGCCGGCCGGGCCATCGCGGTGCTGTTGGTCTGCACCGGCACCCTGCTGATGCTCTGGAGTGCGGCGGGACTGGCCTACCGGCCGCTGCGGCGGCTGGAGGACGACCTGCCGGACGGGGTCGCCGGGGCGGAGATCGACGGCGACCTCGACGCGCTGCAACAGGAGTTCGACGCCCGGACGTCACCGTCGTCATCGCCAGCGCCAGCGGCATCGGCGTCGGAGGCGGAGGCGGAGGCGGAGGCCCGGGCGCTGTCTCCCGGTCGCCCGTAG
- a CDS encoding amino acid adenylation domain-containing protein — MARRPAAPAVVGPDGVLSYAELDRRAELLAGRLRRVGVGADEPVAVWVERSTDLVVGLLGTLRAGAAYLPLDPGYPPARVRSMLAAVRGRVVVCQPELAARLAEEAGSAGAGLLPVVLVDGTVLDPAEPTASPAPAEPTASPAPAEPTASPTPAEPAGSGAPVDLATAAGSGSPADGADRLAYVIFTSGSTGTPKGVAVPHRSIVHYLRAVLDRLGPAAAGGASFALVSTAAADLGLTCLLGALVTGGTLHVVDRETSLDPAALAGYLGRHRVDVLKLVPSQLRLLDAHGDLAGVLPGRLLVLAGEACPWELVARVRAARPDLAVQSHYGPTETTVAVLACDVDEVPESRRDGSVPLGRPLGGARLHVVDRAGRPLPAGVPGELVVGGPGVARGYLHRPEATAASFVPDPVHGTERCYRTGDRVRIRPDGTVDFLGRVDDQVKIRGYRVEPGEVAAACRALPGVADAYVLPVGEEPRRQLAAWLVRHPGADLDVAAVRTALHGQLPDHLIPTAYVVLDALPLNPNGKVDRAALPAPVAAAHTPLTGDTQHRVAAVWTELLGVGRVGADDDFFALGGDSFTAVRAARAIDPRLRVIDLFTHRTVALLAGYLDGLAGGAEAGLLHRLAGPAPDTPTTLTAVCVPYGGGSAAALQPFAEALAGAHPGTQVYAVELPGHDPARPDEPLLPLPDLVRRCAAELDAVPGPLLVYGHCVGTAAALALAQRLERDGREVVGLVLGASFPMARLPGRLSRWIGRLFPTDRWLSDRAYRNFLTVMGGLEDVADTPEAAADTATMLRALRHDARGAEEWFGDRLGEPDAPRLRAPVLAVVGERDRSTELYAERYREWGAFAERVELATIPRAGHYFLKHQATGLAGLVAARLRAWGAGQVPAAGGRRSR; from the coding sequence ATCGCGCGGCGGCCGGCGGCTCCCGCCGTGGTCGGGCCGGACGGGGTGCTCAGCTACGCCGAGTTGGACCGCCGGGCGGAACTGCTGGCCGGCCGGCTCCGCCGGGTCGGTGTCGGTGCCGACGAGCCGGTGGCGGTCTGGGTCGAGCGGAGTACCGACCTGGTGGTCGGGTTGCTCGGCACGCTGCGGGCCGGTGCCGCCTACCTGCCGCTGGATCCCGGCTATCCGCCGGCCCGGGTGCGGAGCATGCTGGCCGCCGTGCGCGGGCGGGTGGTGGTCTGCCAGCCCGAGCTGGCGGCCCGGCTCGCCGAGGAGGCCGGGTCCGCCGGGGCCGGACTGCTGCCGGTGGTACTCGTCGACGGCACCGTCCTCGACCCCGCCGAACCGACAGCGTCCCCCGCACCCGCCGAACCGACGGCCTCCCCCGCACCCGCCGAACCGACAGCTTCCCCCACACCCGCCGAGCCGGCCGGCTCCGGCGCACCCGTTGACCTGGCCACGGCGGCGGGATCGGGCAGTCCGGCGGACGGGGCGGACCGGCTCGCGTACGTCATCTTCACCTCGGGCTCCACCGGCACGCCGAAGGGCGTCGCGGTGCCGCACCGGTCGATCGTGCACTACCTGCGGGCCGTACTCGACCGGCTCGGCCCGGCGGCGGCCGGCGGGGCGTCGTTCGCGCTCGTCTCCACCGCCGCCGCCGACCTCGGCCTGACCTGCCTGCTCGGCGCGCTGGTCACCGGCGGCACGCTGCACGTGGTGGACCGGGAGACCTCGCTGGACCCGGCCGCGCTCGCCGGCTACCTCGGCCGGCACCGGGTGGACGTGCTGAAGCTGGTACCCAGTCAGTTGCGCCTGCTGGACGCGCACGGCGACCTGGCCGGGGTACTGCCCGGCCGGCTGCTGGTGCTGGCCGGCGAGGCGTGCCCGTGGGAGCTGGTGGCCCGGGTCCGGGCGGCCCGGCCGGACCTCGCGGTGCAGAGCCACTACGGGCCGACCGAGACCACGGTGGCCGTGCTCGCCTGCGACGTCGACGAGGTGCCGGAGTCCCGGCGGGACGGCAGTGTGCCGCTCGGCCGCCCGCTGGGCGGTGCCCGGCTGCACGTGGTGGACCGGGCCGGACGCCCGCTGCCGGCCGGGGTACCCGGCGAGCTTGTCGTCGGCGGCCCCGGGGTGGCCCGGGGCTACCTGCACCGCCCGGAGGCGACCGCCGCGTCGTTCGTGCCCGACCCGGTGCACGGCACCGAACGCTGCTACCGGACCGGCGACCGGGTGCGGATCCGGCCCGACGGCACTGTGGACTTCCTCGGCCGGGTCGACGACCAGGTGAAGATCCGGGGCTACCGGGTGGAGCCGGGCGAGGTGGCCGCCGCCTGCCGGGCGCTGCCGGGGGTCGCCGACGCGTACGTGCTGCCGGTCGGCGAGGAGCCGCGTCGGCAACTCGCGGCCTGGCTGGTCCGGCACCCGGGGGCGGACCTCGACGTCGCGGCGGTCCGTACCGCGCTGCACGGGCAACTTCCCGACCACCTGATCCCGACCGCGTACGTGGTGCTGGACGCGCTGCCGTTGAACCCGAACGGAAAGGTGGACCGGGCCGCGCTGCCGGCACCGGTCGCCGCCGCGCACACGCCGTTGACCGGTGACACCCAGCACCGGGTCGCCGCCGTCTGGACCGAGCTGCTCGGGGTCGGCCGGGTCGGCGCCGACGACGACTTCTTCGCCCTCGGCGGGGACTCGTTCACCGCCGTCCGGGCCGCCCGGGCGATCGACCCCCGGCTGCGGGTGATCGACCTCTTCACCCACCGGACGGTCGCGCTGCTGGCCGGCTATCTCGACGGGCTGGCCGGCGGTGCCGAGGCGGGACTGCTGCACCGGCTCGCCGGGCCGGCGCCGGACACCCCGACGACGTTGACCGCGGTCTGCGTCCCGTACGGCGGCGGCTCGGCCGCGGCGTTGCAGCCCTTCGCCGAGGCACTCGCCGGCGCGCACCCCGGCACCCAGGTGTACGCCGTCGAGCTGCCCGGCCACGACCCGGCCCGCCCCGACGAGCCACTGCTCCCCCTCCCCGACCTGGTACGCCGGTGCGCCGCCGAACTCGACGCGGTGCCGGGCCCGCTGCTGGTCTACGGCCACTGTGTCGGCACCGCCGCCGCGCTGGCGCTGGCCCAGCGGTTGGAGCGGGACGGCCGGGAGGTGGTCGGACTGGTGCTCGGGGCGAGCTTCCCGATGGCCCGGCTGCCCGGACGGCTGTCCCGGTGGATCGGCCGGCTCTTCCCGACCGACCGGTGGCTCTCCGACCGGGCGTACCGGAACTTCCTCACCGTGATGGGCGGGCTGGAGGACGTCGCGGACACCCCGGAGGCGGCCGCCGACACCGCGACCATGCTCCGGGCGCTGCGGCACGACGCCCGGGGCGCCGAGGAGTGGTTCGGCGACCGGCTCGGCGAGCCGGACGCGCCCCGGTTGCGCGCACCGGTTCTCGCCGTGGTCGGCGAGCGGGACCGCAGCACCGAGCTGTACGCCGAGCGGTACCGGGAGTGGGGGGCCTTCGCCGAGCGCGTCGAGCTGGCCACCATCCCCCGGGCCGGGCACTACTTCCTGAAGCACCAGGCGACCGGGCTGGCCGGGCTGGTCGCCGCCCGGCTGCGGGCCTGGGGCGCGGGCCAGGTGCCGGCGGCCGGCGGCCGGCGGAGTCGCTGA
- a CDS encoding AMP-binding protein — MGLHRGLRLAVTGLTDVAQLRAALAAVVVRHESLRTRILDGQHGPYAVVAPPAPVPVTELTDRHGQPTPTPRTEPTDRHGRRDPLAVRSADRDGTSPTAAGPFGGLDEQRRRRLAGGFAAQPFDLAGDVPMIRAGVLWTGPDQAELAVAVDHTGFDGVSIGVLMRDLALALAAVRSGADPVAAIPPLPVQVSDVAIADERARSGAGPAVQEFWKSVLDGVDPPYDLPGRARRGPSRHAGRRVVRPIDPGLRAGITALGERDGLTPYAIWAASLAVLLDGLTGRPDTLLGVAAANRDRPGLDRLIGALIDVLPVRVDCADDPSFAGLAARVATDTARVLAHRDVAVGDLPRLTGLVRPLGAGLTPVVLSVQPEGLPMEVTEGGGTVRLLGELDTGAAQNELTVYVNAGVDGPELHVEYDVDRFTAADGERIADRLLRLLGAALAGPDRPVSTLPLLDDAERSWLLRVGDGGPVPAQTPASVLPAIFARAAATPEAVAVVGPAGTLDYAGLAAHAERVAQHLVALGAGPDAPVGVCLPRDHLLPATLLGVLRAGGAYLPLEPDQPVDRLRHQAAEGGVRLVLVTPATTGAVAGLPGVRLVDVTAVPGADAGATLPPMPSADSLAYVLYTSGSTGRPKGVEVTHGNLASYLSAMRDEPGYAPTDVFLAVAPLSFDLSCFELWLPLMLGARTVVVGRDTAVDGPGLAARVEATGVTAMLVTPSTLRLMLAAGWRGGPQVRVISCGEPLDAGLADELTGMLGQLFDGYGPTEATVLVTCHPIPPGTPGPVSIGGPIRGARLYVLDRAGRLAPPGVTGELWIGGAGVARGYRVIAFWGSCWSLQ, encoded by the coding sequence GTGGGTCTCCACCGTGGGCTCCGGCTGGCGGTCACCGGGCTGACCGACGTGGCGCAGCTGCGTGCCGCGCTGGCCGCCGTGGTGGTCCGGCACGAGTCGCTGCGCACCCGGATCCTCGACGGCCAGCACGGCCCGTACGCCGTGGTGGCACCGCCCGCCCCGGTACCGGTCACCGAGCTGACCGACCGGCACGGACAGCCCACCCCCACACCGCGGACCGAGCCGACCGACCGGCACGGGCGGCGCGACCCGCTGGCCGTCCGGAGCGCCGACCGGGACGGGACCTCGCCGACGGCGGCCGGTCCGTTCGGCGGGCTGGACGAGCAGCGGCGACGCCGGCTGGCGGGCGGCTTCGCGGCACAGCCGTTCGACCTGGCCGGCGACGTGCCGATGATCCGGGCCGGCGTGCTCTGGACCGGCCCGGATCAGGCCGAACTCGCGGTAGCGGTGGACCACACCGGTTTCGACGGGGTGTCGATCGGCGTACTCATGCGGGACCTGGCGCTCGCCCTGGCGGCGGTCCGGTCCGGCGCCGACCCGGTCGCGGCGATTCCACCGCTGCCCGTCCAGGTCTCCGACGTGGCGATCGCCGACGAACGCGCCCGGTCCGGCGCCGGACCCGCCGTCCAGGAGTTCTGGAAGTCCGTTCTGGACGGTGTCGATCCGCCGTACGACCTGCCGGGCCGGGCACGACGGGGACCGAGCCGGCACGCCGGCCGGCGGGTGGTCCGCCCGATCGACCCCGGGCTGCGGGCCGGGATCACCGCGCTCGGCGAGCGGGACGGGCTGACCCCGTACGCGATCTGGGCCGCCTCGCTGGCCGTGCTCCTGGACGGGCTCACCGGGCGGCCCGACACCCTGCTCGGGGTCGCCGCCGCCAACCGCGACCGGCCGGGACTGGACCGGCTGATCGGTGCGCTGATCGACGTACTCCCGGTCCGGGTCGACTGCGCCGACGACCCCTCCTTCGCGGGCCTGGCCGCCCGGGTCGCGACGGACACCGCGCGGGTACTGGCCCACCGGGACGTGGCCGTCGGCGACCTGCCCCGGCTGACCGGACTGGTACGCCCGCTCGGCGCCGGCCTCACCCCGGTGGTGCTCTCGGTGCAGCCGGAGGGGCTGCCGATGGAGGTGACCGAGGGCGGCGGCACCGTACGCCTGCTCGGCGAGCTGGACACCGGCGCCGCGCAGAACGAGCTGACCGTCTACGTCAACGCCGGCGTGGACGGTCCCGAACTGCACGTCGAGTACGACGTCGACCGGTTCACGGCCGCCGACGGGGAACGGATCGCGGACCGGTTGCTCCGGCTGCTCGGTGCGGCCCTCGCCGGGCCGGACCGGCCGGTCTCGACGCTGCCGCTGCTCGACGACGCCGAGCGGAGCTGGCTGCTGCGGGTCGGCGACGGCGGCCCGGTGCCGGCGCAGACCCCGGCGAGCGTGCTGCCGGCGATCTTCGCCCGGGCGGCGGCCACCCCGGAGGCGGTCGCGGTGGTCGGTCCGGCCGGCACCCTCGACTACGCCGGTCTCGCCGCGCACGCCGAGCGGGTCGCCCAGCACCTGGTCGCACTCGGCGCCGGGCCGGACGCGCCGGTCGGGGTCTGCCTGCCCCGCGACCACCTGCTGCCGGCGACCCTGCTCGGGGTGCTCCGGGCCGGCGGCGCGTACCTGCCGCTGGAGCCGGACCAGCCGGTCGACCGGCTCCGGCACCAGGCCGCCGAGGGCGGGGTACGCCTCGTCCTGGTCACCCCGGCCACCACCGGCGCGGTCGCCGGGCTGCCCGGGGTCCGGCTGGTCGACGTGACAGCCGTACCGGGCGCCGACGCCGGGGCCACACTGCCGCCGATGCCGTCCGCCGACTCGCTGGCGTACGTGCTCTACACCTCCGGCTCCACCGGTCGGCCGAAGGGCGTGGAGGTCACCCACGGCAACCTGGCCAGCTATCTGTCGGCGATGCGCGACGAACCCGGGTACGCCCCGACCGACGTCTTCCTGGCCGTCGCCCCGCTCTCCTTCGACCTGTCCTGTTTCGAGCTGTGGCTGCCGCTGATGCTCGGCGCCCGCACCGTCGTCGTCGGCCGGGACACCGCCGTCGACGGTCCGGGCCTGGCGGCCCGGGTCGAGGCGACCGGGGTGACGGCGATGCTCGTCACCCCGTCGACGCTGCGGCTGATGCTGGCGGCCGGCTGGCGCGGCGGGCCGCAGGTCCGGGTGATCAGCTGCGGGGAGCCGCTGGACGCCGGGCTCGCCGACGAGCTGACCGGGATGCTGGGCCAGCTCTTCGACGGGTACGGGCCGACCGAGGCGACCGTCCTGGTGACCTGCCATCCGATCCCACCCGGGACACCTGGGCCGGTGTCGATCGGCGGGCCGATCAGGGGCGCCCGGCTCTACGTGCTGGACCGGGCGGGCCGGCTCGCCCCGCCGGGCGTGACGGGAGAACTCTGGATCGGCGGCGCCGGGGTGGCCCGGGGCTACAGGGTCATTGCGTTCTGGGGTAGCTGCTGGTCATTGCAGTGA
- a CDS encoding RCC1 domain-containing protein, producing the protein MNENQVGWLRARLRRSARTIVSTVAKSAGIAMLAIGVSAGTAAVGVNPAQGAPMNAAAAPTVSGVATGYGHTCAVSTDGTLWCWGSNSRGQVGDGTNTNRLTPVQIGDAANWANIEAGHNSTCAVRTDGTLWCWGNNFDGQLGDGTYTHRNVPTRVGTATNWARVSAANSHACAVRTDGTLWCWGVNRNGQLGVGSSVASATTPVRVDTATNWASVTTGFAHTCATRTNGTLWCWGDSSSGQLGLGILSYRATPSQVGTATSWSGVTAGYTFTCGSRTEGTLWCWGENGYGQLGSNVRYQTSPIQVGTSTSWNRVVVANDSSCGFRTDGSMWCWGNNAFGQLGDGTTTHRNTATRVGTATTWTTGSLGSYHTCGIRTDNSLWCWGNNALGQLGDGTTTPRSTPAQLSLPG; encoded by the coding sequence ATGAACGAGAATCAGGTTGGCTGGCTGCGGGCTCGATTGCGGCGTTCAGCGAGAACTATCGTCAGTACGGTGGCGAAATCCGCCGGAATCGCCATGCTCGCCATCGGAGTTTCCGCGGGCACGGCCGCCGTGGGTGTCAATCCCGCGCAAGGCGCCCCGATGAACGCCGCCGCCGCCCCGACGGTGTCCGGCGTCGCCACGGGATACGGACACACCTGTGCGGTCTCCACCGACGGCACGCTCTGGTGCTGGGGCAGCAACTCCCGCGGCCAGGTCGGCGACGGCACCAACACGAACCGGCTCACCCCGGTGCAAATCGGCGACGCCGCCAACTGGGCGAACATCGAGGCCGGGCACAACTCCACCTGCGCGGTCCGGACCGACGGCACGCTCTGGTGCTGGGGCAACAACTTCGACGGCCAGCTCGGTGACGGCACCTACACCCACCGGAACGTCCCGACACGGGTCGGCACCGCCACCAACTGGGCCCGGGTCAGTGCCGCCAACAGTCACGCCTGCGCCGTCCGGACCGACGGCACGCTCTGGTGCTGGGGCGTCAACCGCAACGGGCAGCTCGGTGTCGGCTCCTCCGTGGCCAGCGCGACCACCCCGGTACGGGTCGACACGGCGACCAACTGGGCCAGCGTGACCACCGGCTTCGCACACACCTGCGCGACCCGCACCAACGGCACCCTGTGGTGCTGGGGCGACAGTTCGAGTGGGCAGCTGGGTCTCGGCATCCTGAGCTACCGGGCGACCCCGAGCCAGGTCGGCACCGCGACCAGCTGGAGTGGCGTAACCGCCGGATACACCTTCACCTGCGGCTCCCGCACCGAGGGGACCCTGTGGTGCTGGGGCGAGAACGGCTACGGGCAGCTCGGTTCCAACGTCCGCTACCAGACCAGTCCGATCCAGGTCGGCACCAGCACCAGCTGGAACAGGGTCGTGGTGGCCAACGACTCGTCCTGCGGGTTCCGCACCGACGGCAGCATGTGGTGCTGGGGCAACAACGCCTTCGGGCAGCTCGGTGACGGCACCACCACCCACCGGAACACCGCCACCCGGGTCGGCACCGCGACCACCTGGACCACCGGCAGCCTCGGCAGCTACCACACCTGCGGGATCCGGACCGACAACAGCCTGTGGTGCTGGGGCAACAACGCGCTGGGCCAGCTCGGCGACGGCACCACCACGCCGCGGTCGACCCCGGCGCAGCTGAGCCTTCCGGGCTGA